The DNA segment TAATGTTCCGCACATAACGGACTTTATATCCACTATACGTTAAATACCTGAAGATCAAATCGAATGAGATAAACGTACGACAATTCCCCAAATGAACGTCACTGTAAACAGTAGGGCCGCAAACGTACATACCTACATGAGGTGCGTTTAGCGGTTCAAAAATTTCTTTTTTACGCGTAAGGGTATTGTAGAGCTGTAGACCTGTATCCATTTTGCAAAGGTAAAAATTTTAGGGGTTTAATATCAAATCACTGCGAACAGGAAAGTGGTCTGACAATTTCGCCGGGATCACCAGGTGATTCATCACTTTGATGTCTTTTGTAGTGGCAATATAGTCAATCTGAAAGTTGGGAAATTTACCATTATAAGTTCGCCCTAATCCAGTTCCTTGTTCCTGAAACGTGTTGTTTAATGATTTCGTTAATTGGGTTACCGCATAAGATGCGGGTGTATCGTTAAAATCGCCGGCAATCAGGAAAGAACTCTGGCATTTTGCCATGTGTTCCTTCATAATATCTACCTGCTCACTTCGTTTCAGAAAAGCATTCCTGAGCAAAGTCAGAATGCGCTTGGAAGGTTTAATTTCCGCATCCATCTTTTTCTTTACCTTATCAATATAGTTGTAATCCTGCTTATCAAAAGAGATGGACTGTAAATGCAGATTGTACACTCTGAGCTTCTTTTTGTTCACTTCCACATCGATATAGATCGAAGCATTGCCCCCGAAATTCGGGCCGAAAGCAATCGTTCCTTTATCCTGAATCGGGTAACGGGAAAAGATGGCCAGACCTGTAGCTTCGTAATTATTCTCGCTTGAAGGAACAAAATAAAAATACCGGGTATTCAGAATCTTTTTCAAGCTATCCGTAATATCAAAAGATCCTTTCCTGCGGGTAAAGTACTCCTGAAAGCAAATGACATCCGGATTTTCCTTACCAATCAATTCCAGCATCTGTTGTTTCACAGACTCCACATTTTCCTGTCCATAGGGTTTAAAACTATGCACGTTATAAGTCATCATACGCAGCGCCTTGGGATCAGATTTAGGACCTTTCCCTGTTTCTCCGGAGATGCCCATCGTGGCCGTCAGTGCCTGCCATCCCATGAGGATTAAAACCAGGGTAGCTCCGGCAAAGAGCCATCGCTTACGGATGCACCACCAGAGGATCATAAATAGGTTCAGAAACAAAATAAAAGGGTAAGCTAAACCGAAAAAAGCAATCAATTGATACTTTCTGGGATCGAATCTGCCCGCCATAAAGCCCAGCAGTAAAGTCACCGCCAGCAGAACTGCCAGGAAACGAACCAGTTTATCAAGAAATGTCGGTTCAGATTTCTTCATTAATGTTTACTTGCCTTAAATAAAGTTTCTTTTTCTGCCCTGCTTAACTGATCGTATCCCGATTTAGAAATCTTATCTAAGATCGCATCTATCTCCTGCTGATTGACCCCCGTACTTCTTGAGTTGGCAGAAGATTTCGCATGTTCATTTCTAACCACCTTTAATTTAGACTTTCTTTTAAACAGACTGCTCCAGTCTTTTCCGTTTTGTAGCAGTTTAATATAAGCAAATCCCATCACTGCACCACCCAGATGTGAAAAACTTCCTCCTGCGTTTGCAGAAGCAATACCAATCAGGTCCAGGGCAACATAGCCGATCGCCAGGTATTTCAGTTTCACATCCCCAAGAAAAAGCAAGCGAATGCTATAATCGGGAACCAGCGTAGCGGTCGCGACAATGATAGCCGTTACTGATGCAGAAGAACCGATGACTGTAGCTCCAGCGATGCTGCCGGAAAAAACCGGAAAAACATTGTAAGCCAGAATATAAATCAAAGCTCCCGCAACTCCTCCTGCCAGATATACAAAATGAAACTGTCTTGGCTTCAGGAAATCCAGGAAAATTTTCCCCATCCAGAACAGCCAAAGCATATTGAACAACAAGTGCATCACTCCTTCATGGAAGAACTGATAAGTAATGACCGTATAAAACCGGGTTGGCAACTTATCAATCGCTGCCGGAACCCCTGCATACTCCCTAACGAGAAGAGAAAAGTCTTTGAACTCTGTTCCCGACAGGAAAAAAGGAAGCCCTACCAATGCCACCACTAAAAACAGGAGCACATTGATGCCTATATAAAAAAACAAAGGGTTTCCTGATTGGAATACCTTGTACTTCAGGTCCTGGAAAAGATTCTTATTCATAATACTTATAAAATCTGTTGTTATCCTTGTCTTTCCATAATTTCACCAGTATAAAGCCTAACAATGCACCGCCAAGGTGGGCATAATGGGCTATAGAATCGCCTGGAACACGGGCAACTCCTAAAGAGAGCTCCACCAGTATATATACTGGAATAATGTACTTCGCCTTCACCGGAATAGGAATGAACATGATGTACATTTCCGTATTGGGATACAGCATTCCAAAAGCAACCAGCAATCCAAAGATCGCGCCGGAAGCGCCTACCATAGGGAAGCCATAGATTCCAATCAGGGTTTGTTTCCCCATATCTGATATTCCAGATAACGCTATTGCATCCATATTAGCTCCCATAGTTGCTCCAAGATCTACCGTTACAGGATTGTTAATAGCAGATCCTGTGATTTGATAAACTTCATAAGCTTGTACCCCCATTTGGAGTGCCACCGCACCCAGCCCAGTGATCAGGTAGAAGTTAATAAAACGTTTCGCCCCCCACCTGCTTTCCAGAACACCTCCAAACATAAATAAAGCAAACATGTTAAAGAAGATATGTCCAAGATCACCGTGCATAAACATGTAGGTAATCAGCTGCCACACCCTGAAATAGGGTGAATCAAAATAATATACACCCAACATACGACCTAAGTCTATTCCTGATGTACCCAAAAAATATTTCGCAGCAAAAAAAAG comes from the Pedobacter sp. FW305-3-2-15-E-R2A2 genome and includes:
- a CDS encoding endonuclease/exonuclease/phosphatase family protein; translated protein: MKKSEPTFLDKLVRFLAVLLAVTLLLGFMAGRFDPRKYQLIAFFGLAYPFILFLNLFMILWWCIRKRWLFAGATLVLILMGWQALTATMGISGETGKGPKSDPKALRMMTYNVHSFKPYGQENVESVKQQMLELIGKENPDVICFQEYFTRRKGSFDITDSLKKILNTRYFYFVPSSENNYEATGLAIFSRYPIQDKGTIAFGPNFGGNASIYIDVEVNKKKLRVYNLHLQSISFDKQDYNYIDKVKKKMDAEIKPSKRILTLLRNAFLKRSEQVDIMKEHMAKCQSSFLIAGDFNDTPASYAVTQLTKSLNNTFQEQGTGLGRTYNGKFPNFQIDYIATTKDIKVMNHLVIPAKLSDHFPVRSDLILNP
- a CDS encoding rhomboid family intramembrane serine protease, whose amino-acid sequence is MNKNLFQDLKYKVFQSGNPLFFYIGINVLLFLVVALVGLPFFLSGTEFKDFSLLVREYAGVPAAIDKLPTRFYTVITYQFFHEGVMHLLFNMLWLFWMGKIFLDFLKPRQFHFVYLAGGVAGALIYILAYNVFPVFSGSIAGATVIGSSASVTAIIVATATLVPDYSIRLLFLGDVKLKYLAIGYVALDLIGIASANAGGSFSHLGGAVMGFAYIKLLQNGKDWSSLFKRKSKLKVVRNEHAKSSANSRSTGVNQQEIDAILDKISKSGYDQLSRAEKETLFKASKH
- a CDS encoding rhomboid family intramembrane serine protease; protein product: MNNIHIPPVVKNLLIINVLFFAAKYFLGTSGIDLGRMLGVYYFDSPYFRVWQLITYMFMHGDLGHIFFNMFALFMFGGVLESRWGAKRFINFYLITGLGAVALQMGVQAYEVYQITGSAINNPVTVDLGATMGANMDAIALSGISDMGKQTLIGIYGFPMVGASGAIFGLLVAFGMLYPNTEMYIMFIPIPVKAKYIIPVYILVELSLGVARVPGDSIAHYAHLGGALLGFILVKLWKDKDNNRFYKYYE